The proteins below come from a single Aegilops tauschii subsp. strangulata cultivar AL8/78 chromosome 6, Aet v6.0, whole genome shotgun sequence genomic window:
- the LOC109767410 gene encoding uncharacterized protein: protein MAGDRCAGAIAGCELCGGVAAVHCAADSAFLCVPCDAKVHGANFLASRHLRRRLVHAAADGDAGSAGSGSGSESSSSSSCVSTADSCAAASAATRAAGRRRAGCKHRRARAEVVLEGWAKRMGLAPGTARRRAARAAGALRALGRGVSASRVPLRVAMAAALWSEVAGSGCAEAALLRRLEASSHVPARLVVTVASWMARTAVRAAVPAPAEEGWAECS from the coding sequence ATGGCGGGCGACAGGTGCGCGGGCGCGATCGCGGGGTGCGAGCTGTGCGGGGGCGTCGCGGCGGTGCACTGCGCGGCGGACTCGGCGTTCCTCTGCGTGCCCTGCGACGCCAAGGTGCACGGCGCCAACTTCCTCGCCTCCAGGCACCTGCGCCGCCGCCTCGTCCACGCGGCCGCGGACGGGGACGCCGGATCCgcgggctcgggctcgggctcggAGTCGTCGTCCAGCTCCTCCTGCGTGTCCACCGCCGACTCGTGCGCGGCCGCCTCcgcggcgacgcgggcggcggggcggaggAGGGCAGGGTGCAAGCACCGGCGCGCGCGTGCGGAGGTGGTCCTCGAGGGGTGGGCCAAGCGGATGGGGCTCGCGCCGGGGACAGCCCGCCGGCGGGCAGCGAGGGCCGCGGGCGCGCTCCGGGCGCTGGGCCGTGGCGTCTCCGCCTCCCGCGTCCCGCTCCGCGTCGCGATGGCCGCCGCGCTCTGGTCGGAGGTCGCCGGATCCGGCTGCGCGGAGGCCGCGCTGCTCCGCCGGCTGGAGGCAAGCTCGCACGTGCCGGCGAGGCTGGTTGTCACGGTGGCGTCGTGGATGGCGCGCACCGCTGTccgggccgccgtccccgcccCAGCCGAGGAGGGCTGGGCCGAGTGCTCCTGA